A region of Nitrospiria bacterium DNA encodes the following proteins:
- the thiL gene encoding thiamine-phosphate kinase encodes MTLNQLGEFGLLRRLFRRIPSPPRFVSIGPGDDAAVFRTSSDRDWIVTTDTLVEAVDFDRAYSSFRQIGYKALAVNLSDIAAMGGRPVAFLVSLAAPGRTPVKAVDEIYHGMLALARRYRVALIGGDVSGSPKGISITVMMLGVIGRGAAVPRSGARSGDRIYVTGTLGDSRAGLEILKMKKRPNSPALESRLVRRHFFPVPRVEFGRLLSRRGWATAMIDLSDGLASDLRHLCEASRAGARIDWDRLPVSTALASYARRLNRSAADYALRGGEDFELLFTVNRKRVAAVEAAAKRMALAVTPIGTVVSKSRGITLIGKESRAVPLSVRGYEHFGRL; translated from the coding sequence ATGACGCTGAACCAACTCGGGGAGTTCGGTCTCCTCCGTCGCCTGTTTCGGCGGATCCCATCGCCGCCCCGCTTTGTTTCCATCGGACCGGGCGATGACGCGGCGGTTTTCCGGACCTCCTCCGACCGGGATTGGATCGTCACGACGGATACGTTGGTGGAGGCGGTCGATTTCGATCGGGCCTACAGTTCCTTCCGCCAGATCGGGTACAAGGCGTTGGCCGTCAATCTCAGCGACATCGCCGCGATGGGCGGCCGGCCCGTCGCTTTCCTGGTCAGTCTCGCCGCGCCGGGCCGAACGCCGGTGAAGGCCGTGGACGAAATCTATCACGGGATGCTGGCCTTGGCCCGCCGCTATCGGGTCGCGTTGATCGGCGGGGACGTTTCCGGCTCCCCGAAAGGGATCTCGATCACGGTGATGATGCTGGGAGTGATCGGACGTGGCGCCGCCGTTCCCCGTTCCGGCGCACGATCCGGCGACCGGATCTATGTGACCGGCACGTTGGGGGATTCCCGGGCGGGGCTGGAAATTTTAAAAATGAAAAAACGCCCGAACTCCCCGGCCCTGGAGTCGCGCCTGGTCCGTCGTCATTTCTTTCCCGTTCCCCGGGTGGAATTCGGCCGTCTGCTGAGCCGGCGGGGATGGGCCACGGCGATGATCGACCTCTCGGACGGTTTGGCCTCCGACCTGCGGCATCTTTGCGAGGCCAGTCGGGCGGGGGCCCGGATCGACTGGGACCGCCTGCCGGTTTCGACCGCGTTGGCCTCCTATGCCCGCCGCTTGAACCGGTCCGCGGCGGACTATGCCCTTCGGGGCGGGGAGGATTTCGAATTGCTTTTTACGGTGAACCGGAAACGAGTTGCGGCGGTCGAAGCCGCGGCGAAACGGATGGCCTTGGCCGTAACCCCGATCGGCACCGTTGTTTCCAAAAGCCGCGGAATCACGCTGATCGGAAAGGAGAGCCGCGCGGTTCCTTTGAGCGTGAGGGGCTACGAGCACTTTGGCCGTTTATGA